In Psychrobacter sp. JCM 18902, a single window of DNA contains:
- a CDS encoding di-heme oxidoredictase family protein: MNTTMNTTNIFKAKTPASFYAPFVSKTTLLKPMLGILCVLSLSACQPTDSVSDDVSENEKSAINNGDNPTLTPERLQTIETLAGVPMQQLASFDPQEVKQGGDTGISISSAESYSKPSSNLTASRKGHFFIGNAFFRQPWVIAPASTDSRDGLGALFNVAACQSCHVKDGRGHAPMTSDDDADSLLIRLAMPATTDEQRQQLQNSLIEKVVHPMYGGQLQDRGIQGVPAEARIAVQWTDKPVTFADGHIETLRAPTFNLTKPGYGAFDDDLMVSPRVALPMIGLGLLEQIPDEAIKKQAVDNKNSTNGDISGKFNWVMDPQTGKHALGRFGWKAGQTKLITQNQSAFNEDMGLTSNIRPHESCMPTQTACMNATTGADEQGNGKPPVEVNDEVAKFVEFYTRNLAVPHRRDADDQLVLAGKKRFYDMGCQSCHTPRYQLPKTDDDHLEQHGQVIYPYTDLLLHDMGDDLADRTIAGKLPAKNIQVEFLANSYEWRTPALWGIGLAQTVDPQATFLHDGRARTLMEAVLWHGGEAQKQQQKVLKLDKQGRSELNAFLQSL; the protein is encoded by the coding sequence ATGAACACCACGATGAACACCACAAATATCTTTAAAGCCAAAACCCCTGCCTCTTTTTATGCGCCTTTTGTCAGCAAAACCACCCTGTTAAAGCCAATGCTTGGTATTCTATGTGTGCTATCCCTTAGTGCTTGTCAGCCGACGGACAGTGTTTCTGATGACGTTTCTGAAAATGAAAAATCTGCCATTAATAATGGTGACAACCCAACGCTAACACCTGAACGCCTCCAAACCATCGAAACGCTCGCTGGCGTACCAATGCAGCAATTGGCAAGCTTTGATCCGCAAGAGGTCAAGCAAGGTGGCGATACAGGAATCAGTATTAGCAGCGCTGAGAGTTACTCTAAACCTTCATCAAACTTGACGGCATCACGAAAAGGGCATTTCTTTATTGGTAATGCGTTCTTTCGGCAACCCTGGGTGATTGCCCCTGCCAGCACCGACAGCCGCGATGGTCTGGGCGCATTGTTCAATGTTGCTGCCTGTCAGTCGTGCCATGTCAAGGACGGTCGCGGTCATGCACCGATGACCAGTGATGACGATGCTGATAGCTTGCTTATTCGCCTTGCGATGCCAGCGACCACCGATGAGCAGCGTCAGCAACTGCAAAACTCACTTATCGAAAAAGTCGTTCATCCTATGTATGGTGGTCAGCTACAAGATCGAGGCATCCAAGGTGTGCCTGCTGAAGCCAGAATTGCAGTCCAGTGGACAGACAAGCCCGTTACTTTTGCAGATGGTCATATCGAAACATTGCGTGCGCCCACCTTTAATTTAACCAAACCGGGTTATGGGGCATTTGATGATGATTTGATGGTGTCGCCGCGAGTGGCTTTACCGATGATTGGGCTTGGATTACTTGAGCAAATACCGGATGAAGCGATTAAAAAACAAGCGGTTGATAATAAAAACAGTACGAATGGCGATATCAGTGGCAAGTTCAATTGGGTCATGGATCCACAGACTGGCAAGCATGCTCTTGGACGCTTTGGCTGGAAAGCAGGGCAAACCAAGCTGATTACTCAAAACCAAAGTGCTTTTAATGAAGACATGGGCTTGACCTCAAATATACGTCCTCATGAATCCTGTATGCCGACACAGACGGCTTGTATGAATGCGACAACTGGGGCTGATGAGCAAGGCAATGGCAAGCCGCCCGTTGAAGTCAATGATGAAGTGGCTAAGTTTGTGGAGTTTTATACGCGAAATTTAGCCGTACCGCATCGGCGTGATGCTGACGATCAGCTAGTATTAGCAGGTAAAAAACGCTTTTATGATATGGGTTGCCAAAGTTGCCATACGCCAAGATATCAGTTGCCAAAAACTGACGATGACCATCTTGAGCAGCATGGACAAGTGATTTATCCTTATACGGATTTGCTATTACATGACATGGGTGATGATCTTGCCGATCGCACGATTGCTGGAAAATTACCCGCAAAAAATATCCAAGTTGAGTTTTTAGCGAATTCTTATGAATGGCGTACGCCTGCTTTATGGGGCATTGGTCTGGCGCAAACGGTCGATCCACAAGCGACATTTTTGCATGATGGTCGTGCCCGTACGTTGATGGAAGCGGTGCTATGGCACGGCGGTGAAGCCCAGAAGCAACAGCAAAAAGTACTCAAACTCGACAAACAAGGTCGTTCTGAATTGAATGCGTTCTTACAGTCATTATAG
- a CDS encoding DUF1513 domain-containing protein yields the protein MHSIDTKTAKKSQPQPEDKQSNNELLATSALTMLSTIMGTVALVGIHHRYRKQRQADARLQDYVVGIRSQLQSLTSTPTPQLARFSYACQQAATAWQHAYHLSLDDKNNTNHHSVADFSAAHTTTVLTRPICWVSGVASMPKNSALANDDQRADNDFGVVGIDAERQIVWQTTMPERVHDIVVQPVLSDQDSTMKNHSSRDVVVMGRRPSENFWVLDTATGHVKFAINAANNRHFYGHACYSLDGELLYVTENDTISLDGKIGIYDAYDNYKKIAEYDSYGIGPHELIMHPDGETLVIANGGIKTEQASREELNLDSMCPSLVYVNRHTGALIEQIMPEHNQMSVRHLAMHDDGTVMIGIQFQGEKHINVPLVLTHKRGDADFKALIMPNDQWQRFHQYIASVAVDSARNLLCVTTPIGGCAAIYDLNTRTLINDVSLPDCAGAAVFLRQSTNNTANHYERSGFIVSDGQGQLTRLTINDLSIPNSDIVTTNQAIVKDSQCHMMSFDNHLQAL from the coding sequence ATGCACTCTATCGATACTAAGACAGCAAAAAAATCACAGCCGCAGCCAGAAGATAAGCAATCTAATAATGAGCTGTTGGCAACATCAGCATTGACGATGCTTTCTACTATAATGGGTACCGTAGCGCTTGTCGGTATTCATCATCGTTATCGCAAGCAGCGTCAGGCTGATGCCCGCTTGCAGGATTATGTCGTAGGCATACGTTCGCAGTTGCAGTCGTTAACCTCTACACCAACACCCCAGCTAGCACGGTTTAGTTACGCTTGTCAGCAAGCCGCTACTGCATGGCAACACGCTTATCATTTATCGCTAGATGATAAGAATAATACCAACCATCATAGTGTCGCTGACTTTAGCGCGGCACATACCACCACCGTATTGACGCGACCCATTTGTTGGGTTAGCGGCGTGGCGTCTATGCCAAAAAATAGCGCCTTAGCAAATGATGATCAGCGTGCTGACAATGATTTTGGTGTGGTTGGTATTGATGCTGAGCGACAAATTGTTTGGCAAACGACCATGCCTGAACGTGTCCATGATATTGTCGTTCAGCCTGTGCTTAGTGATCAAGATAGTACGATGAAGAATCATAGCAGTCGTGACGTCGTGGTGATGGGGCGTCGTCCGAGCGAAAATTTTTGGGTATTAGACACAGCAACTGGACACGTGAAATTTGCCATTAACGCTGCAAACAACCGTCATTTTTATGGACACGCTTGTTATAGCTTAGACGGTGAATTGCTGTATGTGACCGAGAATGACACCATAAGTTTGGATGGTAAAATCGGTATCTACGATGCTTACGATAATTATAAAAAAATAGCAGAGTATGACTCGTATGGTATCGGTCCGCATGAGCTGATTATGCATCCTGATGGCGAGACGTTGGTGATCGCTAACGGCGGTATCAAAACCGAGCAAGCGTCGCGTGAAGAGCTAAATCTAGACAGCATGTGTCCTTCATTGGTTTACGTTAATCGTCATACTGGTGCTTTAATTGAGCAGATTATGCCTGAGCACAATCAAATGAGCGTGCGTCACCTAGCCATGCATGACGATGGAACGGTGATGATAGGTATTCAATTCCAAGGTGAAAAACATATTAATGTACCGTTAGTATTGACGCATAAGCGCGGTGATGCTGATTTTAAAGCGCTCATTATGCCCAATGATCAATGGCAGCGCTTTCATCAGTATATCGCCAGTGTAGCGGTCGATAGTGCGCGTAACCTACTATGCGTGACCACACCTATTGGCGGTTGTGCAGCGATTTATGATTTAAACACTCGCACCTTAATAAATGACGTTAGCCTACCAGATTGTGCAGGGGCAGCAGTGTTTTTGCGGCAAAGTACTAATAATACAGCCAATCATTATGAGCGATCAGGTTTTATCGTTAGTGATGGTCAAGGTCAATTGACCAGATTAACGATCAATGATTTATCTATACCAAACTCAGACATCGTCACTACAAATCAAGCTATCGTTAAAGACAGTCAATGCCATATGATGTCCTTTGATAATCACTTGCAAGCGCTCTGA
- a CDS encoding imelysin family protein — protein sequence MTITTVTSRKILPTTLAAALAGLLMVSGCTKQAKEDTDTNADTQTAVQDTTAADTTKLSAVDQAYTDRLMISYANMAHAAYKDSLDTAKALQTAVETYVTTPTQANLDAAKAAYKAARQPYSQTEIFRFDEGFVTANDKRALGSIDGWEGQVNAWPLDEALIDYVSDGYEGEYNSQDNIINSDSITVGSIKQDTSTITPELLAEMNEIGGSEANVTTGYHAIEFMLWGQDNNGVGEGAGNRPVTDYVTEAGQCTSGETVNADAGICERRGAFLKAATQLLVDDLTAMEAEWQPESENTLRSDLMARKYDNGLRQIMYQMGSLALGELASERIQVAFVTGSTEDEHECFSDLTHLSYANNARGIQNVFNGNYKTVSGKSVGGYGVKNYLVDTNNKEAADKLATDFAKVEAAFNVIVEKGEKEGIKVDQMIATAGQVSKQGISAEEQNTRRSWIENSITSLQELTAGIENAAKAVGIDNLDADAGSQF from the coding sequence ATGACGATTACCACAGTAACGAGCCGTAAGATTTTACCAACTACTTTAGCTGCTGCGCTTGCAGGGTTGTTAATGGTGTCGGGTTGTACCAAGCAAGCCAAGGAAGACACGGACACTAACGCTGATACGCAAACAGCGGTGCAAGACACAACCGCTGCAGATACGACGAAACTATCAGCGGTTGATCAAGCTTATACCGATAGACTGATGATCAGCTATGCCAACATGGCGCATGCGGCCTATAAAGATTCGCTAGATACTGCTAAAGCCTTGCAAACGGCAGTAGAGACCTATGTGACAACACCAACCCAAGCAAACCTTGATGCGGCAAAAGCGGCGTATAAAGCCGCGCGCCAGCCGTATTCGCAAACTGAGATTTTCCGTTTTGATGAAGGCTTTGTGACAGCCAATGATAAACGAGCACTCGGTAGTATCGATGGTTGGGAAGGACAGGTAAATGCTTGGCCACTTGATGAGGCGCTGATTGATTACGTTAGTGATGGTTATGAAGGTGAATACAATAGCCAAGACAATATCATCAATAGCGATAGCATTACGGTCGGTAGTATCAAACAAGATACCAGTACTATTACTCCTGAGCTATTAGCAGAAATGAATGAGATTGGTGGCAGTGAAGCGAATGTGACGACCGGCTACCATGCGATTGAGTTTATGCTGTGGGGACAAGATAACAACGGTGTTGGCGAAGGTGCAGGCAACCGCCCAGTGACTGACTATGTAACTGAAGCGGGTCAATGTACCAGTGGTGAGACGGTCAATGCAGATGCTGGTATATGTGAGCGTCGTGGCGCGTTCTTGAAAGCAGCGACTCAATTACTGGTTGATGATTTGACTGCAATGGAAGCTGAGTGGCAGCCTGAGAGTGAGAATACCTTACGTAGCGACCTGATGGCTCGCAAATACGATAATGGTCTACGCCAAATCATGTATCAGATGGGCAGCTTAGCATTGGGTGAGCTTGCTTCTGAGCGTATACAGGTTGCGTTTGTAACGGGCTCTACCGAAGATGAGCACGAATGCTTCAGTGATTTGACCCATCTAAGCTATGCCAACAATGCCCGTGGTATCCAAAATGTCTTTAACGGCAACTATAAGACAGTCTCTGGTAAGAGCGTTGGTGGTTATGGTGTTAAAAACTACCTCGTCGATACCAACAACAAAGAAGCGGCTGATAAATTGGCGACTGACTTTGCTAAGGTAGAAGCCGCCTTTAATGTGATCGTTGAAAAAGGTGAAAAAGAAGGTATCAAAGTTGATCAAATGATTGCCACCGCTGGTCAAGTAAGTAAACAAGGTATTTCAGCTGAAGAGCAAAATACCCGTCGTAGCTGGATTGAAAATAGTATCACTAGCCTACAAGAGCTGACAGCGGGTATCGAAAATGCGGCAAAAGCGGTCGGTATTGACAATTTAGATGCTGACGCAGGTTCGCAGTTTTAA
- a CDS encoding imelysin family protein produces the protein MKMNHALAVALSALSAGLLISCVKPADDNKAPEVDSQKVAQDSAASTSAAEKDSSGDKITAVDISAETEKTYLTHVANDIVIPAYADAAKQSDLLHDLAQKHCQQAPVSGDELQALRDQWLVLAQAWAGAEMINFGPATASMSNLYINYYPDERGLVHSGVADLIAANPKLTAEQLANESAIVQGVPGLEEALYANDSLDAAQCAYVMSASSALSTRLKDIEKNWQQNATNLLATDKTADSDQGLNQWFNSLLSLVETMKSNAIDQPLGLTGKAKGHLPAATAEQSRAIINAKLATLNEALTDPVLTAILGSNNENEVADNLSTALADATTLLAQMPEDLGTADKATQQELFDHLTTITRIIKRQLIPTLGIRVGFNSTDGD, from the coding sequence ATGAAAATGAACCATGCTTTAGCGGTGGCCTTATCGGCCTTAAGCGCAGGCTTGCTGATCAGCTGTGTTAAACCGGCTGATGACAATAAAGCGCCAGAAGTAGATAGCCAAAAAGTTGCGCAAGACAGTGCGGCATCTACCAGCGCAGCAGAAAAAGATAGTAGTGGAGATAAAATTACCGCTGTCGATATTAGTGCCGAGACTGAAAAGACCTATTTGACCCATGTGGCAAATGACATTGTCATTCCAGCCTATGCGGATGCCGCAAAGCAGAGTGATTTATTGCATGATTTGGCACAAAAGCATTGTCAGCAAGCACCAGTCAGCGGTGACGAGTTGCAAGCACTGCGCGATCAATGGCTAGTGCTGGCACAAGCATGGGCAGGCGCTGAGATGATTAACTTTGGTCCAGCGACCGCCAGCATGAGTAATTTATATATCAATTACTATCCTGATGAGCGCGGTCTGGTACACAGTGGCGTTGCGGATCTAATCGCTGCCAATCCTAAGCTCACCGCTGAGCAATTGGCTAACGAGAGCGCCATCGTGCAAGGGGTGCCAGGATTAGAAGAAGCGTTATATGCCAATGACAGTCTGGATGCTGCTCAATGTGCTTATGTGATGAGTGCAAGCAGTGCTTTGAGCACGCGCCTAAAAGATATTGAGAAAAACTGGCAGCAAAATGCCACTAATCTATTAGCCACTGATAAAACGGCTGACAGCGATCAAGGATTGAATCAATGGTTTAATTCTTTACTCTCGTTGGTTGAGACCATGAAGTCTAATGCCATCGATCAACCGTTAGGCTTAACAGGAAAGGCAAAAGGTCATTTGCCAGCCGCTACCGCAGAGCAAAGCCGTGCCATTATCAATGCTAAATTGGCGACATTGAATGAAGCACTGACAGATCCCGTTTTGACAGCTATTTTGGGCAGCAATAATGAAAATGAAGTCGCGGATAACTTATCGACCGCGCTTGCTGATGCCACTACACTATTAGCGCAAATGCCAGAAGACTTAGGGACTGCCGATAAAGCCACTCAACAAGAGCTGTTTGATCACCTCACGACTATTACACGTATTATTAAGCGCCAATTGATTCCGACGCTGGGTATCCGTGTGGGCTTTAACAGTACTGATGGCGATTAA